From a single Spongiibacter taiwanensis genomic region:
- a CDS encoding hydantoinase B/oxoprolinase family protein → MTDTAQMTLDAVQLGLFVSRLEAVCDEMGAVLQRAAFSPNIKDRLDFSCAIFDANGQLCAQAAHIPVHLGSMAYAMADIVGACEWRPGDMVVVNDPYLGGTHLPDVTVIAPCFDGAGQLLAFVANRAHHADIGASTPGSMPLSTRLEEEGVVIAPTYLVRNGQLDREQLDRWFGPGQHGDFIAQVSANRSGLTRLGEVVAALPVAFAEAVAQLQQYAARLAQAQWASLPRGTFRFTDLMDDDGFGHQDLPISVSITLSDDGIVADFAGTADQVEGNINCPLSVAAAAVFYVFRCLMPDDVPVCAGLFSAISLSAPEGSLLNARRPAAVAAGNVETSMRITDAVLGALAQAIPERIPAASAGSMNNVAMGGVDGAWHYYETIAGGMGGHQRGRGLSGVQTHMTNTLNTPVESLEMHYPLRIRRYGLRRGSGGEGRGAGGEGVVREFEFLAEARYTLLTERRRRGPWGAAGGAAGLPGHNTLNGQTLGGKVTGLARAGDVLTVETPGGGGWGAK, encoded by the coding sequence ATGACCGATACCGCCCAGATGACTCTGGACGCTGTGCAACTAGGGCTATTTGTTAGTCGCCTGGAGGCGGTCTGTGACGAGATGGGGGCGGTGCTACAACGGGCCGCCTTTTCGCCCAATATCAAAGATCGTCTAGACTTCTCCTGTGCCATTTTTGACGCCAATGGACAGCTGTGTGCCCAGGCGGCCCACATTCCGGTGCATTTGGGCAGCATGGCCTATGCAATGGCCGATATCGTCGGCGCCTGTGAGTGGCGGCCCGGTGACATGGTGGTGGTCAACGACCCCTATCTGGGCGGCACCCACCTGCCGGATGTGACGGTGATTGCCCCCTGTTTTGATGGCGCGGGTCAGTTGTTGGCCTTTGTCGCCAACCGGGCCCACCACGCCGATATTGGCGCGAGCACACCGGGCTCCATGCCGTTGTCCACCCGCCTGGAAGAAGAGGGGGTGGTGATTGCACCGACCTATTTGGTGCGCAATGGCCAGTTAGATCGGGAGCAATTGGACCGCTGGTTCGGCCCGGGGCAGCATGGTGACTTCATTGCTCAGGTGAGCGCCAATCGCAGCGGCCTGACCCGGCTCGGTGAGGTGGTTGCGGCACTGCCGGTGGCCTTTGCCGAGGCCGTGGCGCAGTTGCAGCAGTATGCTGCGCGGCTGGCCCAGGCCCAGTGGGCCAGCCTTCCCCGGGGCACTTTCCGCTTTACCGATTTGATGGATGACGATGGCTTTGGCCATCAGGATCTGCCGATCAGCGTCAGTATCACCCTGAGCGACGACGGTATTGTGGCGGATTTCGCCGGCACGGCAGACCAGGTGGAGGGCAATATCAATTGCCCGCTGTCGGTGGCGGCGGCTGCAGTGTTTTACGTGTTTCGTTGTTTGATGCCTGACGACGTGCCGGTTTGCGCGGGTCTGTTCAGTGCCATTTCCCTTTCTGCCCCCGAGGGCAGCCTGCTCAATGCCCGCCGGCCGGCGGCGGTCGCGGCGGGCAATGTCGAAACCTCCATGCGCATTACCGATGCCGTGCTCGGCGCACTGGCCCAAGCAATACCCGAGCGCATCCCCGCGGCCAGTGCGGGGTCGATGAACAATGTGGCCATGGGCGGTGTGGACGGCGCCTGGCATTACTACGAGACCATCGCTGGTGGCATGGGTGGACACCAGCGTGGCCGGGGCTTGAGCGGGGTGCAAACCCATATGACCAATACCCTGAACACGCCGGTGGAGAGTCTGGAAATGCACTACCCGCTGCGTATTCGGCGCTATGGTTTGCGTCGCGGCTCCGGCGGCGAGGGCCGGGGCGCTGGCGGCGAGGGTGTGGTGCGAGAGTTTGAGTTTCTGGCCGAGGCCCGTTACACCCTGCTCACCGAGCGTCGACGGCGCGGCCCCTGGGGCGCGGCTGGCGGCGCAGCGGGTTTGCCCGGCCACAACACGTTAAATGGCCAAACGCTGGGTGGCAAAGTCACCGGTCTGGCCCGGGCGGGGGATGTCCTTACCGTTGAAACCCCCGGCGGGGGCGGCTGGGGCGCCAAGTAG
- the grxD gene encoding Grx4 family monothiol glutaredoxin, with translation MDTLEAIKQQIESNPIILYMKGSPNQPQCGFSAKASQALMGCGERFAFVDVLSNPDIRAKLPEFGNWPTFPQLWVAGELVGGCDIICEMHESGELQTLIKETAAAQSQE, from the coding sequence ATGGACACTCTCGAGGCAATCAAGCAGCAAATCGAAAGCAACCCGATCATTCTGTACATGAAAGGGTCGCCCAATCAGCCCCAGTGCGGTTTCTCCGCCAAGGCCTCACAGGCGCTAATGGGTTGTGGCGAGCGCTTTGCGTTTGTGGATGTGTTGTCTAACCCTGACATTCGCGCCAAGCTGCCCGAGTTTGGCAACTGGCCCACCTTCCCCCAATTGTGGGTGGCTGGCGAGCTGGTGGGTGGCTGCGACATCATCTGTGAAATGCACGAAAGCGGCGAACTGCAAACGCTGATCAAAGAAACTGCGGCGGCGCAAAGTCAGGAATAA